From a single Deltaproteobacteria bacterium HGW-Deltaproteobacteria-6 genomic region:
- a CDS encoding HD family phosphohydrolase: MKTKEIYLQDIKPGDKIASSFLVAEKSMAFSQKGSAYLNVRLKDKTGETDGKVWDNAAEWDRVFKKGDIIFIEGRAQSYRNTLQISIVTIKLCAPEDTDPSDYLPVSKMNTEAMFQDILAYIGTISSEPLKNLLTAFFHDEKTAELFQRAPAAKGFHHIYLGGLLEHTLSVVRLLDHAARHYPQLNRDLLIAGGMLHDIGKIYEFSYDGLIAYSDEGRMIGHLVMGVEMINKKMEAIADFPPQLALELRHIILSHHGEFEYGSPKRPKTMEALVIHFMDDLDAKLNAFQSFVAADAANTESDWTAYNRFFERYLFKGK; the protein is encoded by the coding sequence TTGAAAACCAAAGAAATCTATCTTCAGGACATCAAGCCCGGCGATAAAATCGCTTCTTCATTTTTAGTCGCGGAAAAAAGCATGGCCTTCTCCCAGAAAGGGTCGGCCTATTTGAACGTCCGCCTCAAGGACAAAACGGGCGAAACGGACGGCAAGGTCTGGGATAACGCCGCAGAATGGGATCGCGTCTTTAAAAAAGGCGACATTATTTTTATCGAAGGACGGGCGCAGAGTTACCGCAATACGCTTCAGATATCCATCGTCACCATTAAGCTCTGCGCGCCGGAAGACACGGATCCGTCGGATTATCTGCCGGTCAGCAAAATGAACACCGAGGCAATGTTTCAGGACATCCTTGCTTACATCGGCACCATTTCATCCGAACCGTTAAAAAATCTTCTCACCGCTTTTTTTCATGACGAAAAAACGGCTGAACTTTTTCAGCGGGCGCCGGCGGCCAAAGGCTTTCATCACATTTATCTGGGGGGCCTGCTGGAGCACACGCTTTCCGTGGTGCGCCTGCTGGACCACGCAGCCCGGCATTATCCGCAATTAAACAGGGACCTGCTGATTGCCGGCGGGATGCTGCACGACATCGGCAAAATTTACGAATTCTCCTATGACGGCCTGATTGCCTACAGTGATGAAGGCCGGATGATCGGTCATCTGGTAATGGGCGTGGAAATGATCAACAAAAAAATGGAAGCCATCGCCGATTTTCCGCCGCAGCTCGCGCTCGAATTGCGGCATATCATTTTAAGCCATCACGGCGAATTTGAATACGGTTCGCCCAAACGCCCGAAAACCATGGAAGCGCTGGTCATTCATTTCATGGACGATCTTGACGCCAAGCTCAATGCATTTCAAAGCTTTGTGGCCGCCGACGCCGCCAATACCGAGTCCGACTGGACAGCCTATAACCGCTTTTTTGAGCGCTATCTTTTTAAAGGAAAGTAG
- the selB gene encoding selenocysteine-specific translation elongation factor: MEKSMQHFVLGTAGHVDHGKTSLIKALTGIDTDRLKEEKERGITIELGFASLSLPSGPTIGIVDVPGHEKFIKHMVAGAAGIDMVLMVIAADEGVMPQTKEHLQICSLLGITTGLVALTKIDLVEKDWLDLVRSEIADYLKGTFLDGAPIVPVSAVKQTGVQELLTEMDKIVSRLKDKNDDGIFRLPVDRIFTMKGFGTVVTGTLISDKIKVGEDIQILPENIAARIRGIQVHNASVEEAFSGQRTAINLQGIEKSTLERGNVLVRPQTVWPTQRLDVFFEYLSANTRKLKNRALVRLHTGTAEIMTRIVLLETDELAPGEKSFAQLILACEDVVVAGDHFVLRSYSPVTTIGGGRILDPLPGKHKRNNKKILNDLQILQNGALPEKISVMLERAGFGGINIRSLAFRLGMNVKKIREALEKLFSSHQAILLSGDDTTALSVHLYAHLEELLMKSLADYHKKNPLQEGISKEELKAALAAAVSAKLFNMVLASLGKKEVIVSDKDSVRLASHLVQLAGDEDALRQSIASTYAQAGLTPPSLSDVINGFKDQKTKAQTIVKLMIKDGELIKINEELCFAREALAGLREDYKAQLIRDNQATPATFKDLTGLSRKYIIPLMEYFDTSKLTVRVGDHRILREKPSGAVKK; the protein is encoded by the coding sequence ATGGAAAAAAGCATGCAACATTTTGTTTTGGGAACAGCCGGTCACGTGGATCATGGAAAAACCTCCTTAATCAAGGCTTTGACCGGTATTGATACCGACCGCCTCAAAGAGGAAAAAGAAAGAGGCATTACCATCGAACTGGGATTTGCCTCCCTTTCGCTTCCGTCCGGTCCTACGATCGGAATTGTCGATGTCCCGGGCCACGAAAAGTTTATCAAGCACATGGTAGCGGGCGCAGCCGGCATCGATATGGTCCTGATGGTCATCGCCGCAGATGAAGGCGTTATGCCGCAGACAAAGGAACATCTTCAGATCTGCTCGCTTTTGGGAATCACGACGGGACTGGTCGCTCTCACTAAAATTGACCTGGTGGAAAAAGACTGGCTGGATCTGGTGCGTTCCGAAATTGCCGACTATCTGAAAGGTACTTTCCTGGACGGTGCGCCCATCGTGCCGGTTTCGGCGGTAAAACAAACCGGCGTCCAGGAGCTGCTTACCGAAATGGATAAAATCGTCAGCCGCTTGAAAGATAAAAACGACGATGGTATTTTCCGCCTGCCGGTTGATCGTATTTTTACCATGAAAGGCTTCGGCACCGTCGTAACAGGCACACTGATTTCCGATAAAATCAAAGTGGGTGAAGACATCCAGATTCTGCCCGAAAACATTGCCGCGCGCATCCGGGGCATTCAAGTGCACAACGCATCCGTGGAAGAAGCTTTCAGCGGCCAGCGAACCGCCATCAATCTGCAGGGTATTGAAAAATCGACGCTGGAACGGGGCAATGTTCTGGTGCGGCCGCAAACGGTCTGGCCCACACAAAGGCTGGATGTGTTTTTTGAATACCTTTCCGCCAATACGCGGAAGCTGAAAAACCGGGCACTGGTCCGGCTGCACACCGGCACGGCCGAAATCATGACGCGCATTGTGCTGCTGGAAACAGACGAACTTGCGCCTGGTGAAAAATCTTTTGCCCAGCTTATCCTCGCCTGCGAGGATGTGGTCGTTGCAGGCGATCATTTTGTGCTGCGCAGCTATTCACCGGTCACCACGATCGGCGGCGGCCGGATTCTCGATCCGCTCCCCGGCAAACACAAAAGAAATAATAAAAAGATCCTGAATGATTTGCAGATCCTGCAAAACGGCGCATTGCCGGAAAAAATATCCGTTATGCTGGAACGGGCCGGTTTCGGCGGCATCAACATCCGGTCGCTCGCTTTTCGACTGGGTATGAATGTTAAAAAAATCCGGGAGGCGCTGGAAAAACTATTTTCCAGTCATCAGGCCATCCTGCTTTCAGGCGACGACACGACGGCTCTTTCCGTTCATTTGTATGCTCATCTGGAGGAGCTGCTGATGAAGAGTCTTGCAGACTACCACAAGAAAAATCCTTTGCAGGAAGGCATCTCCAAGGAAGAACTCAAGGCGGCGCTGGCCGCCGCGGTATCAGCCAAACTCTTTAACATGGTGCTCGCCAGTCTCGGCAAAAAAGAAGTCATCGTCAGCGATAAGGACAGCGTCCGGCTGGCCTCCCATCTTGTTCAGCTGGCCGGTGACGAGGACGCTCTACGTCAATCCATCGCATCGACTTATGCGCAGGCCGGATTGACCCCGCCGTCTCTTTCTGATGTCATCAACGGTTTCAAAGATCAAAAAACCAAGGCCCAAACCATTGTCAAGCTAATGATCAAAGACGGAGAGCTCATCAAGATCAATGAAGAGCTGTGCTTTGCACGCGAAGCGCTCGCCGGATTACGCGAAGATTACAAGGCTCAGCTTATCCGGGACAATCAGGCGACGCCGGCAACTTTTAAAGATTTGACGGGACTTTCGCGCAAATATATCATTCCGCTCATGGAATATTTTGACACAAGCAAACTGACCGTGCGCGTGGGAGATCACCGGATATTGAGAGAAAAACCCTCAGGGGCCGTTAAGAAATAA
- a CDS encoding Holliday junction resolvase RuvX has product MTEKRGVFLRILGLDYGEKRIGVAVCDELGMTAQGLPTLVRKTKKHDLEILNNWIRNYSVESIVIGYPLRLDGSEGIQCEKVNRFARLLNKTFSLPVIKWSETMSTKDAEEILISSGVRWQKRKEKVDQLAACLILQNYLDCADKS; this is encoded by the coding sequence ATAACAGAAAAACGAGGTGTTTTTTTGCGTATTCTGGGTTTGGATTACGGCGAAAAGAGAATCGGTGTGGCGGTTTGTGACGAACTGGGCATGACGGCGCAGGGGCTGCCGACACTGGTTCGTAAAACGAAGAAGCATGATTTGGAAATTTTGAATAATTGGATTCGAAATTATTCTGTGGAGAGTATTGTGATTGGCTACCCTCTGCGGCTGGATGGTTCCGAAGGGATTCAGTGTGAAAAGGTCAACCGGTTTGCCCGCCTGCTCAATAAAACATTTTCCCTGCCGGTGATAAAATGGTCAGAGACGATGTCCACGAAGGATGCTGAAGAAATACTGATTTCATCCGGCGTCCGCTGGCAAAAAAGAAAAGAAAAAGTGGATCAGCTGGCGGCTTGTCTGATTCTGCAAAACTATCT